A single region of the Marinobacter salinisoli genome encodes:
- a CDS encoding arylsulfatase: MNAWRNRQMGCLLGMVAGMGLSMMASAQDNNGDKPNILVIWGDDIGITNISHNNRGLMGYRTPNIDRIADEGIAFTDYYGQQSCTAGRAAFVGGTVPARTGMTKVGLPGAPEGWQESDITIAAVLKSLGYATGQFGKNHFGDRDEHLPTNHGFDEFFGNLYHLNAEEEPEHRDYPGDYVLPSGETFEEKWGPRGVLKVTVNDDGEQSIENTGPLTKKRMETVDEETLEAAKDFIKRQHEAGKPFFTWWNATRMHFRTHVKEENTGISGPRGNEYHDGMVEHDRHVGELLKQLDELGIADNTIVFYSTDNGPHFNTWPDAGTTPFRSEKNSNWEGAYRVPAFVRWPAKFPAGETVNGIVAHEDWLPTFAAAAGKDDIKEDLLDGYEAIGRDYKTHLDGYDMTGYLSKAGSFETIDEDIAASPRKEFWYFNDDSQVVAMRLADWKGVFLENRGTAFEVWREPFTELRVPLLFNLRRDPFEKAQHNSNTYNDWFLDRAFVLVPMQAAAAQFAQTFIEYPPSQKPGSFNLEAIVEKLKESSGAR, translated from the coding sequence ATGAACGCTTGGCGAAACAGGCAAATGGGATGCTTGCTGGGAATGGTGGCCGGCATGGGACTGTCCATGATGGCGTCAGCCCAGGACAACAATGGAGACAAACCGAATATTCTGGTGATCTGGGGCGATGACATCGGGATCACCAACATCAGCCATAACAACCGCGGCCTGATGGGTTATCGAACCCCGAACATCGACAGAATTGCGGACGAAGGCATCGCTTTCACCGATTATTACGGCCAACAATCCTGTACTGCCGGCCGGGCTGCCTTTGTCGGCGGAACCGTACCCGCGCGCACCGGCATGACCAAAGTCGGGCTGCCCGGCGCACCTGAAGGCTGGCAGGAATCGGACATCACCATCGCCGCCGTCCTCAAGTCGCTGGGTTATGCCACTGGCCAGTTTGGCAAAAACCATTTCGGCGACCGGGACGAGCATCTGCCCACCAACCACGGTTTTGATGAGTTCTTTGGCAATCTGTACCACCTGAATGCCGAGGAGGAGCCAGAGCACCGGGATTACCCGGGTGACTATGTGCTGCCAAGCGGTGAAACCTTTGAAGAAAAGTGGGGGCCGCGGGGCGTTCTGAAAGTGACCGTGAACGACGATGGTGAGCAATCCATCGAAAACACCGGCCCTCTGACCAAAAAGCGGATGGAAACCGTCGATGAGGAAACCCTCGAGGCGGCGAAAGACTTCATTAAACGTCAGCACGAAGCCGGCAAACCCTTCTTTACCTGGTGGAATGCCACACGTATGCATTTCCGCACCCACGTGAAAGAGGAAAATACTGGCATTAGCGGGCCAAGGGGGAACGAATACCACGATGGCATGGTTGAACATGATCGCCATGTCGGCGAGTTACTGAAACAGCTCGACGAACTCGGCATTGCTGACAACACCATTGTGTTCTATTCCACGGATAACGGCCCTCACTTCAACACCTGGCCAGATGCCGGTACCACGCCATTCCGCAGTGAGAAAAACTCTAACTGGGAGGGCGCGTACCGTGTTCCGGCCTTCGTGCGCTGGCCGGCCAAATTCCCGGCAGGTGAAACCGTCAACGGCATCGTTGCTCACGAAGATTGGTTGCCAACGTTTGCCGCCGCTGCCGGCAAGGACGACATCAAGGAAGATCTTCTGGACGGCTATGAAGCAATCGGCCGCGACTACAAGACCCATCTTGATGGCTACGACATGACCGGCTACCTGTCCAAGGCAGGCAGCTTCGAAACCATCGACGAAGACATTGCCGCCTCACCGCGCAAGGAGTTCTGGTACTTCAATGACGACAGCCAGGTAGTTGCCATGCGACTGGCCGACTGGAAAGGTGTCTTCCTGGAGAATCGGGGCACGGCCTTTGAGGTCTGGCGGGAGCCGTTCACCGAATTGCGCGTACCGCTGTTGTTCAACCTGCGCCGCGATCCGTTTGAAAAAGCCCAGCATAACTCCAACACCTACAACGACTGGTTCCTGGATCGG
- a CDS encoding mechanosensitive ion channel family protein, which produces MRVPSALFLFLACILLALNPALAQEPSGPAAKSADYTALADPDIPIDELSHRTVPMTKEELKPLALAWQQVVKSETEKISETKIRLRKDPEADAKEGYKEVASMVEARMEVLERFNLVVSAYEAKGGDPELVRDLRTYREAILFSETVLASPKAILVAILDWSTRRDGGIAVMINFGIALLAVLGLLAVARMAGAAARKWIGRVPTISKLLETFLVGLVFWLVLTLGILLVLAGLGVNIAPIFAMIGGASFILAFALQDTLGNLASGLMIMVNQPFDEGDYVEVGGVGGTVKSVSIVATTIATPDNQLIVIPNKNVWGNVITNVTASKVRRVDMVFGISYEDSIPDALAVMQRVVKSHPAILSKPEPTLRVHQLADSSVNFVCRPWVKSADYWDVYWDLTHQMKEAFDDAGISIPYPHRDVRIRR; this is translated from the coding sequence ATGCGAGTACCAAGCGCCCTGTTCCTCTTTCTTGCATGCATCCTCCTGGCCCTCAATCCGGCTCTGGCCCAGGAGCCTTCGGGACCCGCTGCCAAATCGGCGGACTATACGGCCCTGGCAGATCCGGACATTCCCATTGATGAGCTCTCCCATCGCACCGTGCCGATGACCAAGGAAGAGCTGAAGCCCCTTGCGTTGGCCTGGCAGCAAGTCGTCAAATCCGAGACCGAGAAGATTTCCGAAACGAAAATCAGGCTGAGAAAAGATCCTGAGGCGGATGCCAAGGAGGGTTATAAGGAAGTCGCTTCGATGGTTGAGGCGCGCATGGAGGTGCTGGAGCGCTTCAATCTGGTCGTGAGTGCCTATGAGGCGAAAGGCGGTGATCCTGAGTTGGTGCGTGATCTGCGCACCTACCGGGAAGCCATCCTGTTCAGCGAGACCGTTCTGGCCAGCCCCAAGGCCATTCTGGTTGCGATTCTGGATTGGTCGACCCGGCGTGATGGCGGAATTGCCGTGATGATAAATTTTGGAATCGCCCTGCTTGCCGTACTGGGCTTGCTCGCGGTGGCACGCATGGCCGGAGCCGCGGCCCGAAAATGGATTGGACGGGTGCCCACCATCTCAAAGCTTCTGGAAACGTTTCTGGTTGGGCTGGTTTTCTGGCTCGTTCTTACTCTGGGTATTTTGCTTGTGCTGGCCGGGCTGGGCGTCAACATTGCGCCGATCTTCGCCATGATTGGCGGCGCGTCCTTCATTTTGGCGTTTGCGCTTCAGGACACGTTGGGTAACCTCGCGAGCGGGTTGATGATCATGGTTAACCAGCCGTTCGATGAGGGCGATTACGTCGAGGTCGGCGGTGTCGGTGGCACGGTGAAGTCAGTCAGTATTGTTGCCACGACGATCGCCACGCCGGACAACCAGCTCATCGTGATTCCCAATAAAAATGTTTGGGGCAATGTCATCACCAACGTCACGGCGAGCAAGGTGCGGCGGGTGGATATGGTGTTTGGCATCTCCTACGAAGATTCCATTCCCGATGCGCTCGCGGTTATGCAGCGCGTGGTCAAGAGTCATCCTGCGATCCTAAGCAAGCCTGAGCCCACGTTGCGCGTCCATCAGCTTGCCGACAGCTCGGTGAACTTTGTCTGCCGGCCATGGGTGAAGTCGGCTGATTACTGGGATGTGTACTGGGATCTGACGCATCAAATGAAGGAGGCATTTGATGATGCGGGTATATCCATCCCCTACCCGCATCGCGATGTTCGCATTCGGAGGTAA